From one Triticum aestivum cultivar Chinese Spring chromosome 4B, IWGSC CS RefSeq v2.1, whole genome shotgun sequence genomic stretch:
- the LOC123092285 gene encoding probable inactive receptor kinase At5g10020 — translation MRLVILCFWIWAVAGSDMEALLEFGRGIRQDPSRRQAAPWNPTSSSDSDGCPIDWHGVQCNGGQILSIAFDGIGLVGNASLSALATMTMLQNLSLSGNKLEGVLPRALGSLASLQHLDLSNNRFAGSIPAEFTKLSNLGHLNLSSNGFGGALPVGFRSLRKLKYLDLRGNGFVGKLDDIFAQLQSPVHVDFSCNQFSGSLASISDNSSVASTLQYLNVSHNVLSGPVFESDPTPLFDSLEVFDASYNALSGNVPSFNFMISLKVLLLQNNKFSGSIPEALFRETSMVLTQLDLSCNQLTGPIRRVTSVNLKYLNLSSNSLQGTLPITFGSCSVVDLSRNMLSGNISVVHTWGDYVEMIDLSSNRLTGTWPVQTTQFLRLTSLRISDNLLAGELPTVLGSYPELIAIDLSLNQLHGALLKNLFTAAKLTYLNLSGNSFAGTLPLPSSETNNSTTIDLSVLPVQTSNLSFLDLSNNSFGGPLPSGIGRLSGLVLLDLCLNNFTGQIPTSITKLKHLLHIDLSSNHFDGSIPDGLPDDLVEFNVSCNNLSGPVPNSLLKFPDSSFHPGNELLVLPRSGSPNSPEGSGGRKHGMKRGILYALIACVIVFVTGIIVLLLVHWKISNWKSSEKGKGQNKNSVNQGQGAPQRRAEIPSSEMHDVSLGSSPSAEYGGVSVPRGGMEGQHEAQSLDQPTGSISSLKDSTTSSMPSLISSPSDVRSHHHHSILRVHSPDKLVGDLHLFDNSVLFTAEELSRAPAEIIGRSCHGTSYKATLDNGYVLTVKWLKEGFAKSKKEFSREIKKLGSVKHPSLVSLRGYYWGPKEHERIIISDYVDATSLSTYLSEIEERDLAPLSVGQRLDIAISIAHCLDYLHNERVIPHGNLKSSNVLLQDTSPSALVTDYSLHRLMTPVGMAEQVLNAGALGYSPPEFASTSKPCPSLKSDVYAFGVILLELLTGRIAGEIICVSDGAVDLTDWVRMLAREERASECFDGRIVETESSGGASNKLEDMLHIAIRCIRSASERPEIRTVFEDLSSLSSSS, via the exons ATGCGGCTCGTCATCCTGTGTTTCTGGATTTGGGCCGTGGCTGGCTCGGACATGGAGGCGCTGCTGGAGTTTGGCAGGGGCATCCGGCAAGACCCGTCCCGCCGCCAGGCCGCTCCTTGGAACCCGACCAGCTCGTCCGACTCTGACGGCTGCCCCATCGATTGGCATGGCGTGCAGTGCAACGGCGGCCAGATTCTTTCCATAGCGTTCGATGGCATTGGGCTTGTGGGCAACGCCAGCTTGTCGGCGCTCGCAACGATGACCATGCTTCAGAACCTGTCCCTGTCCGGCAACAAATTGGAAGGGGTCTTGCCCCGTGCGCTGGGGTCTCTTGCTTCCTTGCAGCACCTGGATCTGTCCAACAACAGGTTCGCCGGCTCCATTCCGGCCGAATTCACCAAACTGAGCAACCTGGGGCATCTCAATCTCTCCTCCAATGGCTTTGGTGGTGCATTGCCGGTGGGTTTCAGAAGCCTGAGGAAATTGAAGTACTTGGATCTCCGAGGCAACGGCTTCGTCGGCAAATTGGATGACATATTTGCGCAGCTGCAGAGCCCGGTCCATGTTGATTTCAGCTGCAATCAGTTCTCGGGGTCCCTGGCATCAATCTCTGATAACTCATCTGTGGCTAGCACTCTGCAGTACCTGAATGTTAGCCATAATGTGCTGTCAGGGCCAGTATTTGAGAGCGATCCGACGCCTTTGTTCGACAGCCTCGAGGTGTTCGATGCAAGTTACAATGCGCTTAGTGGCAACGTCCCGTCATTTAACTTCATGATCTCCCTCAAGGTGTTGCTTCTGCAGAACAATAAGTTCTCGGGGTCCATTCCAGAAGCGCTATTCCGGGAAACCTCCATGGTGTTGACTCAACTTGACCTTAGCTGCAACCAGCTCACAG GTCCAATTAGGCGTGTAACATCAGTGAATCTGAAGTACCTGAATCTGTCATCTAACAGCCTTCAGGGAACTTTACCAATCACATTTGGGAGCTGTTCAGTGGTTGATTTGAGTAGAAACATGCTTTCAGGGAACATATCAGTTGTCCATACATGGGGAGATTATGTTGAGATGATTGATTTGAGCTCAAATAGATTAACAGGAACCTGGCCCGTTCAGACTACCCAATTTTTGAGGCTGACTTCATTGAGGATTTCTGATAACTTGCTAGCAGGAGAATTGCCGACTGTTCTCGGAAGCTATCCCGAGTTGATTGCCATAGATCTTAGTCTCAATCAGCTGCATGGAGCTTTACTGAAAAATCTCTTTACAGCAGCTAAGCTGACCTATCTTAATCTTTCAGGAAACAGTTTCGCAGGAACTCTGCCTCTTCCCAGTTCTGAAACCAACAATTCAACTACTATAGACCTGTCAGTTCTTCCTGTACAGACCTCAAACCTTTCATTTCTTGATCTTTCAAACAATTCTTTTGGCGGTCCACTGCCTTCCGGCATCGGTCGTTTGAGTGGATTGGTGTTGTTGGATCTTTGCCTGAACAACTTTACTGGGCAAATTCCAACATCAATCACCAAGCTAAAGCATTTGCTGCACATTGACTTGTCAAGCAACCATTTCGATGGTAGCATACCTGATGGCCTCCCGGACGATCTTGTAGAGTTCAATGTATCATGCAACAATTTGTCTGGCCCCGTTCCGAACAGTTTGCTGAAATTTCCTGATTCATCTTTCCATCCAGGGAATGAACTACTTGTTCTTCCCCGCTCTGGGTCACCAAATAGTCCTGAAGGATCAGGTGGGAGGAAACATGGTATGAAGCGTGGAATTCTGTATGCATTGATTGCATGTGTTATTGTCTTTGTTACCGGGATCATTGTCCTTTTACTTGTCCATTGGAAGATCTCTAACTGGAAGAGCAGCGAAAAAGGCAAGGGCCAAAATAAGAATTCTGTAAATCAAGGACAGGGTGCTCCTCAGAGACGTGCAGAAATTCCAAGTTCTGAAATGCATGATGTCTCGCTAGGATCATCACCGTCTGCAGAGTATGGAGGTGTTTCCGTGCCTCGTGGTGGCATGGAAGGACAGCATGAAGCACAATCTCTGGATCAGCCAACCGGTAGCATTTCCAGCCTTAAAGATAGCACAACTTCTTCGATGCCTTCATTGATATCATCACCTTCTGATGTGCGCTCGCACCATCATCACTCCATCTTGAGGGTGCACTCTCCTGACAAACTGGTTGGGGACTTGCATCTTTTCGACAATTCGGTGTTGTTTACGGCTGAAGAGCTCTCTCGTGCTCCGGCAGAGATCATCGGCCGGAGCTGTCACGGGACATCCTACAAGGCTACTCTTGACAATGGGTATGTGCTGACAGTGAAGTGGCTGAAGGAGGGGTTTGCTAAGAGCAAGAAAGAGTTTTCCCGTGAAATAAAGAAGCTCGGCAGCGTCAAACATCCCAGTCTAGTCTCACTGCGAGGCTACTACTGGGGTCCCAAGGAGCACGAGAGGATCATCATATCAGACTATGTGGATGCCACATCTCTGTCTACCTACCTGTCTG AGATTGAAGAGCGGGATCTTGCACCTCTGTCGGTGGGCCAGCGGCTTGATATCGCGATCAGCATTGCCCACTGTCTAGATTACCTGCACAATGAGCGGGTGATCCCACATGGCAACCTCAAGTCGTCCAacgtcctgcttcaggacaccagCCCGTCTGCTCTGGTAACTGATTACAGCCTTCACAGGCTGATGACTCCGGTGGGCATGGCCGAGCAGGTCCTGAATGCAGGGGCTCTTGGGTACTCCCCTCCTGAGTTTGCAAGCACCAGCAAGCCATGCCCGTCTCTCAAGAGCGACGTGTATGCCTTTGGCGTCATCCTGCTTGAGCTTCTGACAGGGAGGATTGCGGGGGAGATCATTTGTGTGAGCGATGGCGCGGTTGACCTGACGGACTGGGTGAGGATGCTGGCAAGGGAGGAGCGTGCTTCTGAGTGCTTCGACGGGCGCATTGTTGAAACTGAAAGCTCAGGGGGCGCATCCAACAAGCTGGAGGACATGCTGCACATCGCCATCCGGTGTATCCGGTCCGCATCCGAGAGGCCGGAGATACGGACGGTGTTCGAGGACCTCTCTTCCCTGTCGTCGTCGTCGTGA